TATCCCAATTATCTTATCTAACAAAGAACAACAATGATAAATAGGACAACTTACTCAATGTTTGATATGATGAATTTTAGTAATTTACTTACAAGGTAAGTTCAGGGGAATATGGTAGTACTTACTGAATTAATACATTGAAGCCATCGGCTGTTAGTTGTTACTTGAAAATACATTTTCCATCTTACCATGCAAAGTCACCAATCATACACAAGTTAGCGGTAAATCACATACAATTTAGTGTTAACATTCCATAGTAAGAAGTCCTGTGGTCCTGCTAGTATTTGAAACGCTGTTCTTCTTCGTGCCCCCCTTGGGCTATACTTAGTCATATTTAACAAATCATTAGAAACTTCGTATGCTCCTTGTTCGCGGCGGTGTGCTAAAATTCTGCCCTTGCGCAATTCTGGTAACAAGGAGATGTTAACTGCTGGCCGATTTCTCCAACTTCTCACTCTTGGGAACAGCTCGAAGATATCGTTTACAAACATATAAGttacgaaaaataaaaaaaaaagataccaaGCGATTGCCAGCATGGTTATCGTTGTGGTGTTAGCACCGTAACTCAGCTGGTTGAGTTCACGCATGACAAAGCTAAAGCACTGAATCTTGGTAAACAGGTTGAAATAACTTTTATAGATCTTCCCAAAGCTTTCGAAACTGTGGTTCGCCATAGACTATTATCTCAACTAAACCTTATCTTAAATAACCCTAAACCGGTAGACTGGGTGGTCAGCTTTGTGTCCGTCAGTACCCAATACGTACTGAATACGTACGTAATATTTCCGACTTCCCTGTCGCTAATATTTCGTGCGGAGTGAATCAGGGCACCGTTCTTGGCCCTCTTTTCTTTCTAGTATACATAATAATGACATGCCTCAAAATATAGCGACTGGCATGCGTGTGCAAAGCGGTGATTGCGTTCTCTATCAGAATATAAACTATCCTTAAGACCATCCTGTTCTTAACGGCagcttgactgctgctacgcaGTTGACATGACAATGACATATTATCGGCGCCTTTTTTCAGTTATGTCTATTGCTTGAACCAGTCAGATGTCTTAGAGCGCCATTGTCTGTTGTAAATACTCGCTGCAAATATTTATTGAATACGTCAgcttgtgttatttttttttgtgtgtcacatCGTTCAAGAACTCGCAATGACTTTGAGCGAAAATGATGCCGAAGCTTCTCAAGATTCCTACCTGAGATAAACATAGGACGCTTCCCGTTAAGATAGTTCTGTATCGCTGCTTTAGCGTTGTCTGTTATTTCGGATGCCAACTTGCTCACTCTTGTTTTAACAGCGCATCTGTTCTAAGTCGAGGCTTCCCCGTCCGTCGGCGTAGCGCTGGTCACGTGGTCATGCGGCGTGGCGAGAGTGGGACTcggtaggagagagagagagaactgcgcCGCGCCAAGATGGGCGAGGGCGAGCCTCGGTGGAGAGCGTGAACCAAAATGAGGCACGCTAAGAGGGGGAGTGTCGAGGCAGCGCCTCCTCTGCTTTGAGATGCCTGACTGAAAGTTGAGGTAGTTGGTGATACATGCTGGGCAAAAAACAgtgcgcagacggacgggacgaagaaaaggtaacacagacaagcgctgctcTCAAATGTGATTTATTGGAATATGCAGATTTTTTAAACACATACGATAAGCATAAtgaacatgcgcagaggagctggcAAGGGACCATAACTTTGCAAATGAAAATCTTTTTACCGTGAAGAGACTGCGCAGGCGCGACAAAAGATCAATTCATACAAGCATACCACTGATAAGGTTTACTTCTTTTTCATGCAAAGAACCCGACGTTTGCCTGACGCAggattctctttctttttcaatgtAGAAGGCTTCCACGAGTTCCCGTGTCGTCTGATCACTGTGTCTAAAGAGCACTGTCGTATCACTGAACAAGGGCTTGCACCCACGcgtgttgcagtgcgaaggcaggttGGCATACGTGCATGTCTTGAAGGTTCCAGAATGTTCTTTTAGCCGTACATAGAGGCACTGCCCCGTGTGCCCGATGTACACTTTTATACAGGATAAGGGTATTTTGTACACTACCCCCTTGTGCACAGGGCATTGAAGCGTCCTTGGGCTTCACACCAGATTTAATTTGGCTATACCTCGGTTTTTCATGCTTTTTGTTCACCATTGGGCACAATTTTCCTAAATTGTTTTTGGCTGAAAATAGTACCTGGACATCGTAACGTGATGACACATTTTTTAGCATACCGCGCAATAACGTTTTCTTGGGCGAGGTGGTGTTTGCTGTATATTCTGCTTCTTATGTCGTTGCTACATTTTTCCTTTCATGTATTATTACAGTAGAAAATCGCTTAATTTAGCCTCTTAAAGTTTTGTGAGAACCTGCCTGCAAATAGAGTTCAGTAGAAGGCGGGAATACAGGTGGCAGTATTATGGTGGAGCGAATGGCACCATGAAAAACAAGTAAAACAGACTAGCGTCACGTTGGGAAGCGAAATAACATGTAACAGTTCCTTAGGTACTATTTCATGCCAATACTTACAAAACTTCATACAGCCGAAGCATACACAGCCTTATGAAATAAAAGCCACAGAGCTTATCAACCTAATTTTGTTTGACTTCTTGCAGGCTCTTCAAAATGGTACTGCCACCGTAACAGGATACAGCTGGCAAATGCGCAAGATGACCGTCCGGCGTCAAGGCGTCCCCGACGAAAGCCCTAGCTGCACGGTGGCGATCAAGGAATTATTGAACAAGACGGACGAAGACATCATCCGCGATCTGAAAGTGACTCCGTGTAGACAGCTTCCTCTGGTCAAGACTTGTCCCAATAGCTACAACAATGCGGAAGTAATACACAAGTGCCGCAGCTACACGAGCGTGCTGGAGGACCGCGCCAACTTGCGCATGTACAAAAACCTGCACTGCGCCATCTGCAATAGGCGAAATCCAAAGAAGCTGAGCTGCACCTTCGAGGCACAACTGGCACCACCAGTCCGGGACTATTCGGGCGCCTCCTATGCCGTTGTCATGGACTTCAGCAACTGGCAGGCCTCAGTCTTGTCGGCGGCACCCACGAAAAACGTCTGCGGCCGCGACGAGATTCACGAACCGTTGTCCAACCGCTGCGTGCGATCTGCCTGCCCGGCGGACGTGTGCGTCCGCCGCGACGACTGCCAGTGGACTCGCCTCCGTCGCGAACAAGTCGTCGTGCGCGACGACTCGACCCTCCTTCCGAACCCCGACTCCGAAGAGGAGCTGAAGCCCGACCGCTGGCACATGGACGGGCCAGACACCGTGATGGCCTGTATGTCTCTTGCGCAGGCGGGCAGTAACGCGGCGCTCATGCCACAGGGCTTCGAGAACGTTTTGTCTACTGTCTTGCTTTTACTCTCAGTGTTGTGTCTCGTGCTTCACGTGGCTGCGTACGCGCTCGTTCCAAAACTTCGAACCGGTCCTTCCAGGCTGGTGCTGTGCCTCGCGATATCCGTACTCTTGGCGCAGGGCAGCTTCGTGGCCGGTGGAATGTTCCTCGAGTCAGGCTCGGCTTTGTGCAGTGCGTTCGCCGTGGTGTCCCACGGCGCCCATCTTGCCGCTTTCTTCTGGATGAACGTGATGGCGATGGACGTGCAACGAACGTTTCGCAAAGGCATGAGTGGTAGTTCGCGCGCCACCAGCCGCTTCTGGTCGTACTCGGTGTACGCGTGGCTCGCTCCGGCGATCCTCGTTGCGGCGGCGTCGACGCTGCAGTATCTCAAGCCGGAGTCCGCGTGGAGCCCTTCTTACGGCCTTCCCTACTGCTGGATCAATCGGCCGCTCAGCCTGATCGCCTTTTTCGGGGCGCCCGTGCTCGTGTTGCTGCTCGCCAACACCACGTTCTTCCTCCTGACGGCGCGTAGTATACACCTCACCACTAAACAGGTAAGGCGACGCACTGTGCGGCGTTGTCACGTGCTGCTGCATTCAGGCGATTCTAGCTAAAGTGCAGCTGAGAATGTAATACAACATTCGTCACACTGCATGTTCCTGTAAGAATTGAATAGGCAGCTAGTGTTCCTGTAGACAGCCTATTTGTTATTCCTTGTACAATATCCGCCAGTGCCGTTCTCACTCCTGAAGTTCCGGTACTAGACGGTGTGAAATCTGCCAATGAAAACACGACAACCTTACCACCACTTTTGATGTCTCCCAAAGAAGGTTGCTCGCTGCACCTGCCCTGAAGTGTTCGGGGCAGATGCACATGAGTGTTCGTGAAGTTTTGgattgcgtttctttttttgtgtgtgtgtatgtgtttacctatttttgtccaagtcttcgtcaattttttgtctttactttcctatctcctttcctctttttctcctcctatcttcctttcctctgtctcttccctcctcccgaa
The nucleotide sequence above comes from Rhipicephalus sanguineus isolate Rsan-2018 unplaced genomic scaffold, BIME_Rsan_1.4 Seq5315, whole genome shotgun sequence. Encoded proteins:
- the LOC119377654 gene encoding uncharacterized protein LOC119377654 — its product is MAATITLRGSVAPHAATMAALTIVVVHFLLVFVVLGCPTVQAHIAAGEPWTPSITPELLLADRVAVGLDGPNCTDRCSALDKPRMCKCRSREECSQTGDCCADRFIGEVPRPRIACVPAVSYRELMAVVRCPETWTPADERDNETRARCESANPRRFKLTYLDDLPVLSRLTWTLYRNVYCASCNGDTRDLRSWTLVVQCTSEEVSEALQNGTATVTGYSWQMRKMTVRRQGVPDESPSCTVAIKELLNKTDEDIIRDLKVTPCRQLPLVKTCPNSYNNAEVIHKCRSYTSVLEDRANLRMYKNLHCAICNRRNPKKLSCTFEAQLAPPVRDYSGASYAVVMDFSNWQASVLSAAPTKNVCGRDEIHEPLSNRCVRSACPADVCVRRDDCQWTRLRREQVVVRDDSTLLPNPDSEEELKPDRWHMDGPDTVMACMSLAQAGSNAALMPQGFENVLSTVLLLLSVLCLVLHVAAYALVPKLRTGPSRLVLCLAISVLLAQGSFVAGGMFLESGSALCSAFAVVSHGAHLAAFFWMNVMAMDVQRTFRKGMSGSSRATSRFWSYSVYAWLAPAILVAAASTLQYLKPESAWSPSYGLPYCWINRPLSLIAFFGAPVLVLLLANTTFFLLTARSIHLTTKQTKVARRSASTGGASAEQGRLALYVKLAVVFGLTWVFGFAAALTGIQALWYPFIVLCSLQGAFIFLAFTFKRSVLRMVRDRLCGSEFDRRRRPRSTSTTLTALHSTLSASSSALASVATGRAMPAQTASPKGVQKPLLRRT